A region from the Campylobacter blaseri genome encodes:
- a CDS encoding TRM11 family SAM-dependent methyltransferase, translated as MSKKINKWEPDDFELEMNTVWSFPKRGDWATHDAKWRGNWSPYIPRNLILRYSKKGDIILDQFVGGGTTLVEAKLLNRDIIGVDINDVALNRCKEKIDFEWENAGQVYLKKGDARKLDFIKDESIDLICTHPPYANIIKYSENLENDLSHLKVKDFLDEMKFVAKECYRVLKKDKFCTILMGDTRQKGHVIPMSFEVMKIFEAEGFKTKEIIIKEQHNCKATGFWKTNSVKYNFLLLAHEYLFVFRK; from the coding sequence ATGTCTAAAAAAATAAATAAATGGGAACCTGATGATTTTGAATTAGAGATGAATACCGTTTGGTCTTTCCCAAAACGAGGAGATTGGGCGACTCATGATGCTAAATGGAGAGGAAATTGGTCACCTTATATACCTAGAAATTTAATATTAAGATATTCAAAAAAGGGTGATATTATACTAGATCAGTTTGTTGGTGGTGGAACTACATTAGTTGAGGCAAAATTATTAAATAGAGATATAATTGGTGTAGATATAAATGATGTTGCATTAAATAGATGCAAAGAAAAAATTGATTTTGAATGGGAAAATGCGGGACAGGTATATCTAAAAAAAGGTGATGCAAGAAAGTTGGATTTTATTAAAGATGAAAGCATAGATTTAATTTGTACCCATCCACCATATGCTAATATTATTAAGTATAGCGAAAATTTGGAAAATGATTTATCACATTTAAAAGTTAAAGATTTTTTAGACGAAATGAAATTTGTTGCAAAAGAATGTTATAGAGTTCTAAAGAAAGATAAATTTTGCACCATACTTATGGGTGATACAAGGCAAAAAGGTCATGTAATTCCAATGAGTTTTGAAGTAATGAAGATATTTGAAGCAGAAGGCTTTAAAACAAAAGAAATTATCATAAAAGAACAACATAATTGTAAAGCAACAGGTTTTTGGAAAACAAATAGTGTTAAGTATAATTTTTTATTGTTGGCACATGAATATTTGTTTGTGTTTAGGAAGTGA
- a CDS encoding restriction endonuclease — protein MKISENLSDKEIKQLQKTLYEYFETGYHFEEFLKEYLIKMGLDEVQVTQRSKDGGIDLKAIRKGVGDFSDIDIIHYYVQAKRYKISSKISVNKVRELKGTIPFGYKGMFITTSFFTNDAKSEAINDPSKPVVLINGEALIRSCIDNQIGFVYLPKFSAKEMDSFLKHDSDYVKYKAKNYIEKIITANDIRARIISCPSAIMSKLDGREEVDVIINDDKEFTFSINKGRNYFAKVTECFREYGLLSDDNVITPRKSKWYFDDKMDKVFIYIGKENV, from the coding sequence ATGAAAATAAGTGAAAATTTATCTGACAAAGAAATAAAACAATTACAAAAAACATTATATGAGTATTTTGAAACTGGATATCATTTTGAAGAATTTTTAAAGGAATATTTGATTAAAATGGGGTTAGATGAGGTTCAAGTTACGCAAAGATCTAAAGATGGAGGAATTGATTTAAAAGCTATCAGGAAAGGTGTTGGTGATTTTAGTGATATTGATATAATTCATTATTATGTTCAAGCAAAAAGATATAAAATTTCTAGTAAAATAAGTGTTAATAAAGTTAGAGAGCTTAAAGGAACAATTCCTTTTGGATATAAAGGAATGTTCATCACGACTTCATTCTTTACTAATGATGCTAAAAGCGAAGCAATTAATGATCCTTCCAAGCCTGTTGTATTAATTAATGGAGAGGCACTAATAAGAAGTTGTATTGATAATCAAATTGGTTTTGTCTATTTGCCAAAATTTAGTGCAAAGGAAATGGATAGTTTTTTAAAACATGATTCTGACTATGTTAAATATAAAGCCAAAAATTATATTGAAAAAATTATTACAGCAAATGATATAAGAGCAAGAATAATCTCTTGTCCATCTGCAATAATGAGTAAGCTAGATGGAAGAGAAGAAGTTGATGTTATTATTAATGATGATAAAGAATTTACTTTTTCAATAAACAAGGGTAGAAATTATTTTGCAAAGGTTACAGAATGTTTTAGAGAATACGGACTATTATCTGATGATAATGTTATAACTCCGAGAAAAAGTAAGTGGTATTTTGATGATAAAATGGATAAAGTTTTTATTTATATAGGTAAAGAAAATGTCTAA
- the uvrC gene encoding excinuclease ABC subunit UvrC — protein MLAKQIKTLPNLPGVYQYFDKNGKLLYVGKAKILKNRVRSYFSFTPSFGINKNVSSRIAKMLSEAVNLEYVVTASESDALILENSFIKQLHPKYNILLRDDKTYPYIYIDLNQDFPRFTITRKVVKGVNIKYFGPYFRGAKEILEILYMQFKLVQKASCIKGKKSCLFYQIDRCYAPCENKISKEEYAKIVDNAITALKNPKSMISALHEKMMQLAENQNYEEAANLRDKIGLLKDLDIKVEVDLAKLEDFEVIAINSANKLISSVRFSIRDGKISNSNFNITNSKLADESDLNEIYKQVVLDAFPVGSPISVNKIYVYEDFEDRELVSQILTSRHNKKFEVLYPKIGEKRKICDIAYKNGEINIKKHLKTDGYQLLNEIKEYFKLSNLPLNIEAYDNSHMFGSAPVGAMIAYNEDGFNKSNYRHMHLSSNSDYDQMSEFLTMRAQRFEKLNPPDLWVIDGGIALLNLANDIVKSTGANIDLIAISKEKVDAKAYRAKGNAKDKIYTLNGTFTLPPSDKKLQFIQKLRDEAHRFAISFHQKIKRNLDINRSNLKNLGLSDGKIQKLIDYFGTFENVYKANFDEISEIIGKISAEKLKF, from the coding sequence TTGCTAGCAAAACAGATTAAAACACTTCCAAATTTACCTGGAGTTTATCAGTATTTTGATAAAAATGGCAAACTACTATATGTAGGAAAAGCTAAAATTTTAAAAAACAGAGTTAGAAGCTATTTTTCTTTTACACCTAGTTTTGGAATAAATAAAAATGTAAGTTCAAGAATAGCTAAAATGCTAAGCGAGGCTGTAAATTTAGAGTATGTAGTTACAGCTAGCGAAAGCGATGCTTTAATACTTGAAAATTCTTTTATAAAACAACTTCATCCAAAATATAATATTTTATTAAGAGATGATAAGACTTATCCTTATATTTATATAGATTTAAATCAAGATTTTCCTAGATTTACAATAACTAGAAAAGTTGTAAAAGGGGTAAATATAAAGTATTTTGGACCATATTTTAGGGGCGCTAAGGAAATTTTAGAAATTTTATATATGCAGTTTAAACTGGTTCAAAAAGCAAGTTGCATTAAAGGTAAAAAATCTTGTCTTTTTTACCAAATAGATAGGTGTTACGCACCCTGTGAAAACAAAATTTCAAAAGAGGAATATGCTAAAATAGTTGATAATGCAATAACTGCACTTAAAAATCCAAAAAGTATGATAAGTGCTTTGCATGAAAAAATGATGCAATTAGCAGAAAATCAAAACTACGAAGAAGCAGCAAATTTACGAGATAAGATTGGGTTACTAAAAGATTTGGATATTAAAGTTGAAGTTGATTTAGCAAAACTTGAAGATTTTGAAGTTATTGCGATAAACTCAGCTAACAAACTTATAAGCTCGGTTAGATTTAGCATTAGAGATGGTAAAATATCGAACTCAAACTTTAACATTACTAACTCAAAATTAGCCGATGAGTCTGATTTAAATGAAATTTACAAGCAAGTTGTTCTTGATGCATTTCCTGTTGGCTCGCCTATATCTGTAAATAAAATTTATGTCTATGAGGATTTTGAAGACAGAGAGCTAGTAAGCCAAATTCTAACATCTAGACATAATAAAAAATTTGAAGTTTTGTACCCAAAAATAGGTGAAAAAAGAAAAATTTGTGATATTGCTTATAAAAACGGAGAGATTAATATAAAAAAACATCTAAAAACAGATGGATATCAACTTTTAAATGAGATTAAAGAGTATTTCAAACTCTCAAATTTACCACTAAACATAGAAGCTTACGATAATTCACATATGTTTGGAAGTGCTCCTGTTGGTGCTATGATAGCATATAATGAAGATGGTTTTAACAAATCAAACTACCGCCATATGCATCTAAGCTCTAATAGCGATTATGATCAAATGAGCGAATTTTTAACTATGCGTGCACAAAGATTTGAGAAATTAAACCCTCCTGATTTATGGGTTATTGATGGCGGAATAGCACTTTTAAACTTAGCTAATGATATTGTTAAAAGTACTGGGGCAAATATCGATTTAATAGCGATTTCAAAAGAAAAAGTAGATGCAAAAGCTTACCGTGCAAAAGGAAACGCAAAAGACAAAATTTATACATTAAATGGAACTTTTACATTGCCACCTAGTGATAAAAAACTGCAATTTATCCAAAAATTAAGAGATGAAGCTCATAGATTTGCCATAAGTTTTCATCAAAAAATAAAAAGAAATCTAGATATAAATCGTTCAAATTTAAAAAATTTAGGTTTAAGTGATGGTAAAATTCAAAAATTAATTGATTATTTTGGAACTTTTGAAAATGTTTATAAGGCAAATTTTGATGAAATTTCAGAAATTATAGGTAAAATTAGTGCAGAAAAACTAAAATTTTAA
- a CDS encoding DNA adenine methylase has protein sequence MKLKGLTINNSVTEKFMGTSFCNKNKFIENTTLNLSTANNHINVKPFIKWAGGKSALLEDIRKFYPNNLGKNINKYCEPFVGGGAVLFDILSKYNIDEIYISDINNELINVYKTIKFNVLQLIDILSKIQNEYISLDTEKRKEYYYLKRDEFNDYISKKTDDITYGSALFIFLNRTCFNGLYRVNSKGLFNVPIGSYKNPKICDEYNLKNISAKLKNVNIFCAKYDKSIDFIDENTFVYFDPPYRPITETSSFTSYDKSDFGDNEQIELSKYYKKASETGAVCVLSNSDPKNADKDDNFFDDLYKDFNINRIKSKRRINSNAINRGNVSELLITSNKENSND, from the coding sequence ATGAAATTAAAAGGATTGACTATAAATAATTCAGTGACAGAAAAATTTATGGGAACTTCTTTTTGTAATAAAAACAAATTTATAGAAAATACTACTTTAAACTTATCAACTGCCAATAATCATATTAATGTTAAACCTTTTATTAAGTGGGCTGGTGGTAAGTCTGCTTTGCTTGAGGATATAAGAAAATTCTATCCTAATAACTTGGGAAAAAATATAAACAAATATTGTGAGCCCTTTGTAGGTGGAGGAGCGGTATTGTTTGATATATTATCCAAATATAATATCGATGAGATTTATATTAGCGATATTAATAATGAGCTTATAAATGTATATAAAACTATAAAATTTAATGTTTTACAATTGATTGATATTTTAAGCAAAATTCAAAATGAATATATTTCATTAGATACTGAAAAAAGAAAAGAATATTACTATCTAAAAAGAGATGAATTTAATGATTACATAAGTAAAAAAACAGATGATATTACTTATGGTTCTGCTTTGTTTATATTTCTAAATAGAACTTGTTTTAACGGTTTATATAGAGTAAATAGTAAAGGGTTGTTTAATGTACCTATAGGTTCATACAAAAATCCTAAAATTTGCGATGAATATAATTTGAAGAATATTTCTGCAAAATTAAAGAATGTGAATATATTCTGTGCTAAATATGATAAATCCATAGATTTTATTGATGAGAATACTTTTGTGTACTTTGATCCACCATATAGACCGATTACTGAAACTTCAAGTTTTACATCTTATGACAAATCAGATTTTGGAGATAATGAACAAATTGAATTATCAAAATATTATAAAAAAGCAAGCGAAACAGGAGCTGTATGTGTATTGAGCAATTCAGATCCTAAAAATGCTGATAAAGATGATAATTTTTTTGACGATTTGTATAAGGATTTTAATATCAATAGAATTAAGTCCAAAAGAAGAATCAATTCTAATGCTATTAATCGTGGAAATGTTAGTGAATTACTCATTACAAGCAATAAGGAGAATAGTAATGATTAA
- a CDS encoding AIPR family protein — MELILGIKDIAELSTKIIDSSFQEKVNGVINEDLGIDAVHIDENNNRICLFNFKYRDTLKKGSAKTPADLRSTNSFLGYIKDDERFNKDKEKITELTKEKIYEIIEFKKIEPEFKCELYMVSNDCTVLDEEDPSVVEFIDTYSWLDVENFNLLDLSKELAIKPDNNKASLILNDKELLQHDMDGYTTANSYVAKVNIVDLIRITSTNHKLREKESIDESSIILEQEIDINVLFDNVRGYLGSTKYNKNIISTLEVEPEKFFLFNNGLTITADDIIVKKIRMDKCYKIELINYQIVNGGQTLRSIYQFKDEHRRK; from the coding sequence TTGGAACTAATTTTAGGAATAAAAGATATAGCAGAATTGTCAACAAAAATAATAGATTCTTCTTTTCAAGAAAAGGTTAATGGAGTTATTAATGAAGATTTAGGCATTGACGCTGTACACATAGATGAAAATAATAATAGGATTTGTCTATTTAATTTTAAGTATAGAGATACATTAAAAAAGGGAAGTGCTAAAACGCCTGCTGATTTAAGATCTACAAATTCATTTTTAGGCTATATTAAAGATGATGAACGGTTTAATAAAGACAAAGAAAAAATAACTGAATTGACTAAAGAAAAGATTTATGAAATCATAGAATTTAAGAAAATCGAACCAGAATTTAAGTGTGAATTGTACATGGTTAGTAATGATTGTACGGTTTTAGATGAAGAAGACCCTTCGGTGGTTGAATTCATTGATACTTATTCTTGGTTAGATGTTGAAAATTTTAATTTGTTAGATTTGTCCAAGGAATTGGCAATAAAACCAGATAATAATAAAGCTTCACTTATATTAAATGATAAAGAACTACTACAGCATGATATGGATGGGTATACAACTGCAAATTCATATGTTGCTAAAGTCAATATAGTTGATTTAATACGAATTACTAGTACTAATCATAAATTGAGAGAGAAGGAAAGTATAGATGAGTCTTCTATAATTTTAGAACAAGAAATTGATATAAATGTATTGTTTGATAATGTTAGGGGATATTTAGGGTCTACCAAATACAATAAAAATATTATATCTACATTGGAAGTAGAACCAGAAAAGTTTTTTCTTTTCAATAATGGGTTAACTATTACTGCAGATGATATAATTGTTAAAAAAATAAGAATGGATAAATGCTATAAAATTGAGTTAATTAACTATCAAATAGTAAATGGCGGCCAAACATTAAGGAGCA
- a CDS encoding PD-(D/E)XK nuclease superfamily protein, producing MIKHGTGGANTTTGLVFEGKTDLVTFLKAQKDYRVEKGKYNQSFDVYFKNNFVGRILKKHSFYKFLEEYNINWQDIISKKLLPDDSIFVIVKNTMYIIECKFQQIPGSVDEKLQTCDFKKKQYQKLLSRANIEVEYMYLLSDWFKDSKYKDVLDYIISVRCQYYFEYIPLKKLGLPVPKDKKRSIK from the coding sequence ATGATTAAACATGGAACAGGAGGAGCAAATACAACAACAGGGTTAGTGTTTGAAGGAAAAACAGATCTTGTGACTTTTCTAAAGGCTCAAAAAGATTATAGAGTTGAAAAAGGAAAATATAATCAATCTTTTGATGTATACTTCAAAAATAATTTTGTTGGAAGGATCTTAAAGAAACATTCATTTTATAAATTTTTAGAAGAATATAATATTAATTGGCAAGATATTATATCAAAGAAATTACTTCCAGACGATAGTATTTTTGTTATAGTCAAAAATACCATGTATATCATAGAATGTAAATTTCAACAAATTCCAGGTTCAGTTGATGAAAAATTACAAACTTGTGATTTTAAGAAGAAACAATATCAAAAATTACTATCTAGGGCAAATATTGAAGTTGAATATATGTATTTATTATCTGATTGGTTTAAAGATTCTAAATATAAAGATGTTCTTGACTATATTATAAGTGTAAGATGTCAATATTACTTTGAATATATCCCGCTAAAAAAACTTGGTTTACCAGTTCCAAAAGATAAGAAAAGGTCTATTAAATGA
- the guaA gene encoding glutamine-hydrolyzing GMP synthase translates to MRTADIVILDFGSQYTQLIARRLREQGVYAELIPFNTSLNDIKAKEPKGIILSGGPASVYAKDAYFSDEGIFELGIPILGICYGMQLIAHHFGASVVAAKEKEYGKAQIFFKKEHELFKDTKDGQVVWMSHSDKVENLPEGFEVIAYSENSEYCAYGDDERKIYALQFHPEVAHSTFGNTILKNFAKYICKCESTWNMGSFAKLQSQKIKNLVGDDKVLCAVSGGVDSSVVAALLGSCIKDNLIVVFVDNGLLRKDEAKHVQETFKTRLGINLISIDASETFLSRLKGVTDPEQKRKIIGNTFIEIFDKEAAKHTDVKYLAQGTLYSDVIESSVAGASKTIKSHHNVGGLPKDMKFKLIEPLREIFKDEVRALGLELGLSRDLVFRHPFPGPGLAIRIMGEVTEDRLELLRKADVILRQELKSTGWYDKTWQAFCVLLNVHSVGVMGDNRTYENAVCLRVVDASDGMTASFSRLPYEFLENVSRRIINEVEGINRVVYDISSKPPATIEWE, encoded by the coding sequence ATGAGAACAGCAGACATAGTTATACTTGATTTTGGATCACAATACACACAGTTAATCGCAAGAAGATTAAGAGAACAAGGCGTTTATGCCGAACTTATACCATTTAATACAAGTTTAAATGATATAAAAGCAAAAGAGCCAAAAGGTATTATTTTAAGTGGTGGTCCAGCTAGTGTTTATGCAAAAGATGCTTATTTTAGTGATGAGGGCATTTTTGAGCTTGGAATTCCAATACTTGGAATTTGCTATGGAATGCAACTAATTGCACACCATTTTGGTGCAAGTGTTGTAGCTGCAAAGGAAAAAGAGTATGGAAAAGCACAAATTTTCTTCAAAAAAGAGCATGAGCTTTTTAAAGATACAAAAGATGGTCAAGTTGTTTGGATGAGCCACTCTGACAAGGTTGAAAATTTGCCTGAGGGTTTTGAAGTTATTGCATACTCTGAAAATAGCGAGTATTGTGCTTATGGAGATGATGAAAGAAAGATATATGCCTTGCAATTTCACCCAGAAGTTGCACATTCTACATTTGGAAATACAATACTAAAAAACTTTGCAAAATACATTTGCAAATGTGAAAGCACTTGGAATATGGGAAGTTTTGCAAAACTACAAAGCCAAAAGATAAAAAATCTAGTTGGAGATGACAAAGTTCTATGTGCTGTAAGTGGTGGGGTTGATAGCTCTGTTGTAGCAGCTTTGCTAGGAAGTTGTATAAAAGATAATTTGATTGTAGTTTTTGTGGATAATGGACTTTTAAGAAAAGATGAAGCAAAGCATGTTCAAGAAACTTTTAAAACAAGACTTGGGATAAATTTGATAAGCATTGATGCTAGTGAGACATTTTTAAGTAGGTTAAAAGGTGTAACAGATCCAGAACAAAAAAGAAAAATTATAGGCAACACATTTATAGAGATATTTGATAAAGAGGCAGCTAAACATACAGATGTGAAATACCTAGCACAAGGAACACTTTATAGTGATGTGATAGAAAGCAGTGTAGCTGGAGCTAGTAAAACTATAAAAAGTCATCACAATGTTGGCGGTCTTCCAAAAGATATGAAATTTAAACTAATTGAGCCTTTAAGAGAGATATTTAAAGATGAAGTTAGAGCCCTTGGTTTGGAACTTGGCTTGAGTAGGGATTTGGTTTTTAGACATCCTTTCCCTGGACCTGGTCTTGCTATAAGAATTATGGGTGAAGTTACTGAGGATAGACTTGAGCTTTTAAGAAAAGCTGATGTGATTTTAAGACAAGAGCTAAAAAGCACAGGTTGGTATGATAAAACTTGGCAAGCATTTTGTGTGCTTTTAAATGTCCATAGTGTAGGAGTTATGGGTGATAATAGAACTTATGAAAATGCAGTTTGTTTAAGAGTTGTTGATGCGAGCGATGGAATGACTGCGAGTTTTTCAAGGCTTCCTTATGAGTTTTTGGAAAATGTAAGTCGCCGTATAATAAACGAAGTTGAAGGAATAAATAGAGTAGTTTATGACATCTCTAGCAAGCCACCTGCAACAATTGAATGGGAATAA
- a CDS encoding lipoprotein, translated as MNFSNYTFGTFHKCILALLILIFVVGCGYKGPPVYTEGEISIKHTSNW; from the coding sequence TTGAATTTCAGTAATTACACATTTGGCACTTTTCATAAGTGTATTTTAGCATTATTAATATTAATTTTTGTTGTAGGTTGTGGCTATAAAGGACCACCTGTTTATACAGAAGGTGAGATAAGTATAAAGCACACAAGCAATTGGTAA